One stretch of Methanomassiliicoccales archaeon DNA includes these proteins:
- a CDS encoding sulfide-dependent adenosine diphosphate thiazole synthase codes for MEIDEVLITRKIVERYTEEFLENIDVDVVLAGAGPSSLTAARYLAQAGLRVVIFERKLTPGGGMWGGGMTFPIIVVQEGSKHLLEEIGVRLRDAKDGYYTADSVEASAKLIAAAVTAGARLYNTITVEDVMMRDDRVCGVVINSSAVEVAGLHVDPLSIRAKYVIDGTGHPSEIAHVVVRKVGRLNTPTGKIEGEKSMWAEMAEQMTVENTSEIYNNLYVTGMAANAVMGAPRMGPIFGGMLLSGKKVADMIIARERKGK; via the coding sequence ATGGAAATCGATGAAGTTCTGATCACCCGTAAGATCGTGGAGAGATACACCGAGGAGTTCTTGGAGAACATCGACGTCGATGTGGTCTTGGCCGGGGCAGGTCCATCCTCGTTGACCGCGGCGAGATATCTGGCTCAGGCCGGACTTCGGGTAGTGATCTTCGAACGCAAGCTGACGCCCGGTGGCGGTATGTGGGGGGGCGGTATGACCTTCCCCATCATCGTGGTCCAGGAGGGCAGCAAGCACCTCCTTGAGGAGATAGGCGTCCGACTCCGGGACGCTAAGGACGGTTACTATACCGCCGATTCGGTAGAGGCATCCGCAAAGCTCATCGCTGCCGCTGTCACAGCTGGCGCGCGTCTGTATAACACCATAACGGTGGAGGACGTCATGATGCGTGATGACCGCGTCTGCGGCGTGGTCATCAACTCCAGCGCCGTGGAGGTGGCCGGACTACATGTGGACCCGTTGTCCATCCGCGCCAAGTATGTCATAGACGGTACCGGACATCCCTCCGAGATCGCTCACGTCGTCGTGCGAAAAGTAGGCCGGCTCAACACCCCCACGGGAAAGATCGAGGGAGAGAAGAGCATGTGGGCCGAGATGGCCGAGCAGATGACCGTGGAGAACACCTCCGAGATCTACAACAACCTGTACGTTACTGGTATGGCGGCCAACGCGGTCATGGGAGCGCCCAGGATGGGTCCCATCTTCGGCGGTATGCTGCTATCCGGGAAGAAAGTGGCTGATATGATCATCGCCCGAGAAAGGAAGGGCAAGTAG
- a CDS encoding DNA glycosylase gives MSLLLNLDHTLGCGQVFRWRKEGGLWKGVVDGHEATLRQKADGAEVISGMDQAWFDRYFRADDELEKVYRELSFDPVLVDYFARFRGLRLIRQDPWECVASYALATNANIPRIQGMIERVCRTFGTEMDDGSYAFPSPEQLLDRCRRAADCRLGYRTDRFIELARLVHREKVDLSALMDMEYTDCVRELVTLPGIGNKVADCVALFCLDHLEAFPVDVRIKKAMAQLYGAEGNYRKVSAFARERFGHWAGYAQEYIFYAFGR, from the coding sequence ATGAGCTTACTGCTTAACCTGGACCATACCCTTGGCTGCGGCCAGGTGTTCCGTTGGAGAAAGGAGGGAGGCCTGTGGAAGGGAGTGGTCGATGGGCACGAGGCAACGTTGCGCCAGAAGGCCGATGGAGCAGAGGTGATCTCGGGCATGGACCAGGCCTGGTTCGACCGATATTTCCGAGCAGACGACGAACTGGAGAAGGTATATCGTGAACTGTCCTTCGATCCGGTGTTGGTCGATTATTTTGCCAGGTTCCGGGGATTGCGGTTGATACGCCAGGACCCATGGGAATGCGTGGCCTCATACGCGCTGGCCACCAACGCCAACATCCCACGGATACAGGGTATGATCGAACGGGTGTGCCGAACCTTCGGCACGGAAATGGACGACGGATCGTATGCCTTCCCCTCTCCGGAGCAGCTCCTTGACCGATGCCGTCGGGCGGCCGACTGTAGATTGGGGTATCGAACTGACCGCTTCATCGAGCTCGCTCGCTTGGTCCATCGAGAGAAGGTCGATCTCTCTGCCCTTATGGACATGGAATACACCGACTGCGTGAGGGAGCTCGTCACCCTTCCTGGGATAGGGAACAAGGTGGCTGATTGTGTAGCCCTTTTCTGTCTGGACCATCTAGAGGCGTTTCCAGTGGACGTCAGGATCAAGAAGGCGATGGCGCAATTGTACGGAGCGGAGGGGAACTATCGCAAGGTGAGCGCCTTCGCCAGAGAAAGATTCGGTCACTGGGCAGGATACGCCCAGGAGTACATCTTCTACGCTTTCGGCAGATGA
- a CDS encoding helix-turn-helix domain-containing protein yields MKIPCELIVWYVLPSIRRELARELVQKHHLSQADVARKFGVTDAAISQYLKAKRGTNKELENSGKYEDFKKEVETSAVRIINGSDIVIETCHICEMVKKSGMLVGIYETQTGLKAPACVCPQGL; encoded by the coding sequence ATGAAGATACCATGCGAGCTGATCGTCTGGTACGTGCTGCCCTCCATACGACGTGAGTTGGCTAGGGAGCTCGTGCAGAAGCACCATTTGAGCCAGGCCGATGTGGCTCGCAAGTTCGGTGTGACCGATGCTGCCATCTCCCAGTACCTCAAGGCCAAGAGAGGGACAAATAAGGAATTGGAGAACAGCGGTAAGTACGAGGACTTCAAAAAAGAGGTGGAGACATCCGCCGTTCGCATCATCAACGGCTCGGACATCGTCATCGAGACCTGCCACATCTGTGAGATGGTCAAGAAGAGCGGGATGCTCGTTGGCATATATGAGACCCAAACAGGTCTGAAAGCGCCGGCATGCGTCTGCCCTCAAGGTCTATAG